One Mucilaginibacter ginkgonis genomic region harbors:
- a CDS encoding Maf family protein: MKSIHNLPPFILASKSPRRHELLRLMDIDFEVVLKEVDESYPDNLTPEKVAVYIAEKKAKAYDGTAHGRVVLTADTIVCIDNEILGKPEDEQHAIEMLQKLSGRVHRVVTGVCILYKGELNKFFDVSEVFFRKLTHSEIEFYVHQCKPLDKAGAYGIQEWIGLTGIERINGSYTNVVGLPTEKLYQQLARLV; the protein is encoded by the coding sequence ATGAAATCCATCCACAATCTTCCGCCTTTTATCTTAGCATCGAAGTCGCCACGCAGGCATGAACTACTAAGGTTGATGGACATTGACTTCGAAGTAGTGCTGAAAGAGGTTGATGAGTCATACCCGGACAATCTAACACCGGAAAAAGTAGCGGTTTACATTGCCGAAAAAAAAGCAAAAGCTTATGATGGAACCGCCCACGGGCGCGTTGTTCTTACCGCGGATACAATAGTTTGCATTGACAACGAAATTTTAGGCAAGCCCGAGGATGAGCAGCACGCCATCGAGATGCTGCAAAAACTATCCGGCAGGGTGCACCGTGTGGTAACCGGCGTTTGCATATTGTACAAAGGCGAGCTCAATAAATTCTTCGACGTGTCTGAAGTATTTTTCCGCAAGTTGACCCATAGCGAAATTGAATTTTATGTACACCAATGCAAGCCCCTTGACAAGGCCGGGGCTTATGGCATACAGGAATGGATCGGCCTTACCGGCATAGAACGCATCAACGGCTCTTACACCAATGTGGTAGGCTTGCCTACAGAAAAGTTGTATCAGCAGTTGGCAAGGCTGGTTTAA
- a CDS encoding flavin reductase family protein yields MKTINANELSPLQLQNYLQYAIAPRPIALVSTVDSHGNVNLSPFSFFNLFSVNPPLCVFSPSRRVRDNTTKHTLDNLREVPQCVIQVVTPDMLHQTSLSSCEYDKAQNEFVKAGFTALPSELVKPPRVAESPVQLECMVTQIIETGDGPGAGNLVLAEIKKIHVSEAVLSSEGNGIDQTKIQLAARLGGDWYCEIRPENLFKVPKPNVALGIGVDKLPEFIIQSDYLSKNDLARLANIEVIPDADIIEKLKVEYQSLIAGFSNADLDSGVEARFWAEVQKLIRKDEINKTWALLLSCQECLTVSKI; encoded by the coding sequence ATGAAAACCATAAACGCGAATGAGCTAAGCCCCTTGCAGCTGCAAAATTATTTGCAGTATGCCATTGCGCCGCGGCCTATCGCGCTGGTTTCTACAGTTGATAGCCATGGGAACGTAAACCTTAGTCCGTTTAGTTTCTTCAACCTGTTTAGCGTAAATCCCCCACTGTGTGTGTTTTCACCGTCTAGGCGGGTGAGGGATAATACCACCAAGCATACGCTTGACAACCTAAGAGAGGTACCCCAGTGTGTGATCCAGGTTGTTACTCCGGATATGCTGCATCAAACCTCATTGTCGAGCTGTGAGTACGACAAAGCTCAAAATGAATTTGTAAAAGCGGGCTTTACTGCTTTACCGTCAGAATTGGTGAAGCCGCCGCGTGTGGCAGAGTCGCCCGTGCAATTGGAATGTATGGTAACACAGATCATTGAAACGGGGGATGGCCCCGGCGCGGGCAACCTGGTGCTGGCAGAAATAAAGAAGATCCATGTGAGCGAAGCTGTTCTAAGCTCCGAGGGCAACGGTATCGACCAAACCAAAATACAACTGGCCGCAAGGCTTGGTGGTGACTGGTATTGCGAAATTAGGCCTGAAAACTTGTTTAAAGTACCTAAGCCGAACGTGGCGTTGGGCATCGGTGTGGATAAACTGCCTGAATTTATAATCCAATCGGATTATTTGTCAAAGAATGACTTAGCCAGATTGGCTAATATCGAGGTGATCCCGGATGCGGATATCATCGAAAAATTAAAAGTAGAATATCAAAGCTTGATCGCTGGTTTTAGTAATGCTGATTTGGACTCCGGTGTTGAGGCACGCTTTTGGGCTGAGGTGCAAAAATTAATAAGAAAAGACGAGATTAATAAAACATGGGCTTTGCTGTTGTCCTGTCAGGAATGTTTAACTGTTTCTAAAATATAG
- a CDS encoding VOC family protein, giving the protein MHPIKPHLWFNNQAKEAAEFYVSLLPNSAISFVSKIANTPNGDCDIVEFTLAGQPLMAISAGPHFKFTPAISLMVNFDPSREAGSSAQIDEMWNKLLDGGSVLMPLDSYPFSERYGWIADKYGLNWQLILSRPEGEPRPVIVPSLLFTGDVAGKALEAIDFYCSIFKGGHRGNIAPRPEDVGPDKAGTLMYGDFNINDTWIAAMDSAHPHGFVFNEALSFLVECDTQEEIDYYFNALSNDPKAEQCGWLKDKYGVSWQITASMMTDVFKNGTQEQIDRVTKAFMPMKKIDAATLEKAYRGK; this is encoded by the coding sequence ATGCATCCTATCAAACCGCATTTATGGTTCAACAACCAGGCAAAAGAAGCCGCTGAGTTTTATGTTAGTTTATTACCAAACTCTGCTATCAGTTTTGTAAGTAAGATAGCTAACACGCCGAATGGCGACTGCGATATTGTAGAATTTACGCTGGCAGGTCAGCCGCTGATGGCTATCAGCGCCGGACCGCATTTCAAATTTACCCCGGCAATATCGCTTATGGTAAATTTTGATCCGTCGCGCGAAGCCGGCTCCTCCGCGCAGATAGATGAGATGTGGAATAAATTACTGGACGGCGGCTCTGTTTTAATGCCGCTCGACAGCTACCCTTTTAGCGAACGTTATGGCTGGATTGCAGATAAGTATGGCCTTAACTGGCAACTGATCTTGTCTCGGCCGGAAGGCGAACCGCGCCCGGTGATCGTTCCATCGCTGCTGTTTACCGGCGATGTGGCAGGCAAGGCATTGGAAGCGATCGATTTTTATTGTTCAATATTTAAAGGTGGCCATCGTGGCAACATTGCACCCCGCCCGGAAGATGTTGGCCCGGACAAAGCGGGAACCCTAATGTATGGCGACTTCAATATAAACGATACCTGGATAGCCGCTATGGACAGCGCCCACCCGCATGGATTTGTTTTCAACGAAGCCTTGTCTTTCTTGGTTGAATGTGACACGCAGGAAGAGATAGACTATTATTTTAACGCCCTTTCTAATGATCCTAAAGCAGAGCAATGCGGCTGGCTGAAGGACAAATACGGCGTTTCATGGCAGATCACCGCGAGCATGATGACAGACGTTTTCAAAAACGGTACGCAAGAACAAATAGACCGGGTAACAAAAGCGTTTATGCCGATGAAGAAGATCGACGCAGCAACTTTAGAAAAGGCATATCGGGGTAAGTAG
- the dctA gene encoding C4-dicarboxylate transporter DctA, which yields MKRLFSNLTFQVLLAIVLGVLVGIYFKSFAPTAKDISDTFIKMITMLIAPIIFCVIVLGIANMNDMKKVGRVGGKAILYFEIVTTFALLLGVVLANVLRPGDGMVVKAVSAAQNIKLAGYEKQATQMHWGDFFTHIIPGNAFKAFTDGDILQILFFAILFGYGLSKLGEEGKGVVRGIDKISKVLFNIMGVVMRVAPIGAFGGMAYTVGTYGLSTLVPMLKLLGAVYLAMLIFIFVVLNIICFIYKISLWQYLKYIRQEIFIVLGTSSSEPVLPAMMQKMERFGCAKSVVGLVIPTGYSFNLDGTTIYLSMSVIFLAQVFHIPLSLGQQLTIIGILMITSKGAAGVTGSGFIVLASTLTAIKIIPLESVAILLGVDRFMSLARALTNVIGNGLASVVIAKSEKEFDEAKYQKAINPLTP from the coding sequence ATGAAACGCTTATTCTCTAACCTAACCTTTCAGGTATTGCTTGCCATCGTTCTTGGTGTGCTGGTAGGTATCTATTTTAAATCGTTCGCGCCAACGGCGAAAGATATCAGCGACACCTTTATCAAGATGATCACCATGCTCATAGCGCCCATCATTTTTTGCGTCATCGTGTTAGGCATTGCCAACATGAATGATATGAAAAAGGTGGGCAGGGTAGGAGGTAAGGCTATTTTATATTTCGAGATCGTTACGACTTTTGCTTTGCTGCTGGGTGTGGTATTGGCCAACGTTTTGCGGCCCGGCGATGGTATGGTTGTTAAGGCCGTTAGCGCCGCACAGAATATCAAACTGGCGGGCTATGAGAAGCAAGCCACGCAAATGCATTGGGGCGATTTTTTTACGCACATTATCCCCGGTAACGCTTTTAAGGCGTTTACAGATGGCGACATTCTGCAGATCTTATTCTTCGCGATATTATTTGGCTATGGGCTGAGCAAGTTGGGTGAAGAAGGCAAGGGTGTAGTCCGCGGTATAGATAAAATATCCAAGGTGCTCTTCAATATAATGGGAGTGGTGATGCGCGTAGCGCCGATAGGTGCCTTTGGGGGGATGGCTTATACAGTCGGCACTTATGGTTTGTCGACACTTGTGCCAATGCTCAAGCTTTTGGGAGCGGTGTACCTGGCCATGCTCATATTCATTTTTGTAGTGCTTAATATTATCTGCTTTATCTACAAGATCAGTTTATGGCAGTATTTAAAATATATAAGGCAAGAGATCTTTATTGTTTTGGGCACCTCATCGTCAGAGCCGGTATTACCTGCCATGATGCAAAAGATGGAACGATTTGGCTGTGCTAAATCGGTTGTCGGACTGGTGATCCCGACGGGTTACTCATTTAACCTGGATGGCACAACCATTTATTTATCCATGTCGGTCATCTTTCTGGCACAAGTGTTTCATATCCCGCTGTCACTTGGTCAGCAGTTGACCATCATTGGTATTTTGATGATCACCTCGAAAGGCGCGGCTGGCGTGACCGGGAGCGGCTTTATTGTGCTGGCTTCTACCTTGACGGCGATAAAGATCATTCCGCTGGAAAGCGTTGCTATACTTTTAGGCGTAGACAGGTTTATGTCGCTGGCCCGGGCATTGACGAACGTGATCGGAAACGGACTCGCCAGCGTGGTGATCGCTAAAAGTGAAAAGGAGTTTGATGAGGCGAAATATCAAAAGGCGATTAACCCCCTAACCCCCTGA
- a CDS encoding homogentisate 1,2-dioxygenase — translation MPFYHTLGKIPHKRHTIFRKPDGNLYAEELVSTEGFSNMYSLIYHAYPPTIVKALGEPYSVEPKIALEKHLKHTSLVGFNIQPEDDYLKSRKPVLVNSDLHISLAAPRQSMTDYFYKNSQADEVVFIHKGTGTLKTGFGKIKFEYGDYLVIPRGTIYQLQFDTEDNRLFIVESFSPIRTPKRYRNQFGQLMEHSPYCERDIKRPQDLETHDEKGDFKVLIKKQGLIYPYTYGTHPFDFVGWDGYHYPWAFSIHDFEPITGRLHQPPPVHQTFEGHNFVICSFVPRKFDYHPQSIPAPYNHSNVDSDEVLYYVDGDFMSRKNVVKGQITLHPGGIPHGPHPGSVEKSIGKEATEELAVMIDPFRPLMLTENALAIEDPDYYKSWAE, via the coding sequence ATGCCATTTTACCACACGCTGGGAAAGATCCCGCACAAAAGGCACACCATATTCCGCAAACCGGATGGCAACCTGTATGCCGAAGAATTGGTATCTACAGAAGGGTTCTCTAACATGTATTCGCTTATCTACCATGCTTATCCGCCAACGATTGTTAAAGCATTAGGCGAGCCATACAGCGTGGAACCGAAGATTGCGCTTGAGAAACATCTAAAACATACCAGTCTTGTTGGCTTCAATATTCAGCCCGAAGACGACTATCTGAAAAGCCGAAAACCTGTATTGGTGAATAGCGACTTGCACATTTCTTTGGCTGCGCCGCGCCAATCAATGACTGATTACTTTTACAAGAACAGCCAGGCAGATGAGGTGGTTTTCATCCACAAAGGAACAGGGACTCTCAAGACAGGCTTCGGCAAAATCAAATTTGAATATGGCGATTACCTGGTCATTCCGCGTGGCACTATATACCAGCTGCAATTTGATACGGAAGATAACCGCCTGTTCATTGTAGAAAGCTTTAGCCCCATCCGCACACCTAAAAGGTACCGCAACCAATTTGGCCAGTTGATGGAGCATTCGCCTTATTGTGAACGTGACATTAAACGCCCACAGGATTTAGAAACGCATGATGAAAAGGGCGACTTTAAAGTGCTGATCAAAAAACAAGGATTAATTTATCCCTACACCTACGGAACTCATCCTTTCGATTTTGTAGGGTGGGACGGGTACCATTACCCCTGGGCATTTTCTATTCATGATTTTGAACCGATAACAGGGCGCTTGCACCAACCACCACCGGTGCACCAAACGTTTGAAGGGCATAACTTTGTGATCTGCTCATTTGTGCCGCGCAAGTTCGACTATCACCCGCAGTCTATACCGGCACCCTATAATCACAGCAATGTAGACAGCGACGAGGTTTTATATTACGTTGACGGCGACTTTATGAGCCGCAAAAACGTGGTGAAGGGACAGATCACCCTGCATCCGGGCGGCATCCCGCATGGCCCGCACCCGGGATCGGTCGAAAAATCTATCGGCAAAGAAGCGACAGAAGAGCTGGCCGTAATGATAGACCCTTTTCGCCCGTTGATGCTTACTGAAAACGCTTTAGCAATTGAAGACCCTGATTACTATAAAAGCTGGGCGGAGTAA
- a CDS encoding 2Fe-2S iron-sulfur cluster-binding protein, whose amino-acid sequence MNVYNVTINFEEKDHDTITLPIAEGESVLDVCLENGIELQHNCGGVCGCSTCHIYVNKGMDNIQEISDKEEDFIDRAVNPRITSRLGCQCVVIDGDIEVTLPDQSGFMGH is encoded by the coding sequence ATGAATGTTTATAATGTTACCATAAACTTTGAGGAGAAAGACCACGATACGATAACCCTGCCAATAGCAGAAGGCGAATCGGTACTGGATGTTTGCCTGGAGAATGGTATTGAGCTGCAGCATAATTGCGGCGGGGTTTGCGGGTGCAGTACCTGCCATATTTATGTGAACAAAGGGATGGACAACATCCAGGAGATATCTGATAAGGAAGAAGATTTTATAGACCGGGCTGTGAACCCGCGAATTACTTCGCGCCTGGGTTGCCAGTGTGTGGTCATAGACGGTGATATTGAAGTGACGCTGCCAGATCAGTCGGGCTTTATGGGGCACTAG
- a CDS encoding KdsC family phosphatase, whose amino-acid sequence MLDKLKDIDTFIFDVDGVLTDGGVFVTESGEQTRQFNIKDGYAIQLAVKCGFNVAAISGSRSKIALYRLNSLGVKDVYIGAHTKTLNFKNFIEERGINPQKVMYMGDDIPDLEVMKLVGLPVCPADAAEEIKAISAYISPLNGGKGCVRDVIEKTLKIQQKWMGEQAYSW is encoded by the coding sequence ATGTTAGATAAGCTTAAAGATATTGATACGTTTATTTTTGACGTAGATGGCGTGCTGACCGACGGCGGTGTGTTTGTTACCGAAAGTGGTGAGCAAACGCGCCAGTTTAACATAAAAGACGGTTATGCCATTCAGCTCGCGGTAAAATGTGGTTTTAACGTTGCAGCTATATCCGGCAGCAGGTCTAAAATTGCACTTTATCGATTAAATAGTCTTGGTGTGAAGGATGTGTACATAGGTGCCCATACCAAGACGCTTAACTTCAAAAACTTTATCGAAGAACGCGGTATTAATCCGCAAAAGGTAATGTATATGGGCGACGACATTCCTGATCTGGAAGTGATGAAGCTGGTAGGCCTGCCGGTTTGCCCTGCGGATGCTGCCGAAGAGATCAAAGCAATTAGTGCTTATATTTCGCCGCTGAACGGCGGTAAAGGCTGTGTTCGCGACGTGATTGAAAAAACGCTAAAGATCCAGCAAAAATGGATGGGCGAACAGGCATACTCTTGGTAG
- the sucD gene encoding succinate--CoA ligase subunit alpha gives MSVLVNKDSKVIVQGFTGNEGTYHAEQMIAYGTQVVGGVTPGKGGQQHLDRPVFNTVQDAVDKTGANVSIIFVPPAFAADAIMEAAAAGIKVIVCITEGIPTKDMIAVKEYLVGKDSRLIGPNCPGVITADEAKIGIMPGFIFKKGNVGVVSKSGTLTYEAVDQVVKAGLGITTAIGIGGDPIIGTPTKEAVEMLMNDPETHGIIMIGEIGGGMEAEAARWIKEHGTKPVVGFIAGQTAPPGRRMGHAGAIVGGADDTAAAKMRIMAECGIRVVESPAEIGAAMAEELAKKG, from the coding sequence ATGAGCGTTCTCGTAAATAAAGATTCGAAAGTAATTGTACAAGGTTTTACCGGTAACGAAGGTACTTATCATGCAGAGCAGATGATCGCCTACGGTACACAGGTGGTTGGTGGTGTTACGCCGGGCAAAGGCGGGCAGCAGCACCTTGACCGCCCTGTGTTCAATACCGTGCAGGACGCGGTTGACAAAACGGGTGCAAATGTTTCGATTATATTCGTTCCGCCGGCATTTGCAGCCGATGCCATTATGGAAGCTGCCGCGGCAGGTATCAAGGTGATCGTTTGTATTACCGAAGGTATCCCAACTAAAGATATGATCGCGGTTAAGGAATATTTGGTTGGTAAAGACAGTCGGTTGATTGGCCCTAACTGCCCTGGTGTGATCACTGCCGATGAAGCCAAAATTGGTATTATGCCGGGCTTTATTTTCAAAAAAGGTAATGTAGGTGTAGTTTCAAAATCGGGCACCCTAACTTACGAAGCTGTCGACCAGGTGGTGAAAGCCGGTTTGGGTATTACTACTGCCATTGGCATTGGAGGTGACCCGATCATCGGTACACCAACCAAAGAAGCTGTTGAAATGCTGATGAACGACCCTGAAACGCATGGCATTATCATGATAGGCGAAATTGGCGGTGGCATGGAAGCCGAAGCTGCACGCTGGATAAAAGAGCATGGCACTAAACCTGTTGTAGGATTTATTGCCGGGCAAACTGCGCCTCCGGGACGCCGTATGGGCCACGCGGGTGCTATAGTTGGAGGTGCAGATGATACGGCTGCGGCTAAAATGCGCATCATGGCCGAGTGCGGTATCCGCGTGGTGGAATCGCCTGCCGAGATAGGTGCTGCAATGGCTGAAGAATTGGCTAAAAAAGGTTAA
- the iscX gene encoding Fe-S cluster assembly protein IscX yields the protein MQDKFALPIHWNDHEDIAMGLYEKFGDDFNESKIYRIRFTDLLEWVLTIPNFAGTREESTEGHLEQIQSAWVYEWRDNQ from the coding sequence ATGCAAGATAAATTTGCCCTGCCGATTCACTGGAACGACCATGAAGACATAGCCATGGGACTTTATGAGAAATTTGGCGATGATTTTAATGAATCGAAGATATACCGCATAAGGTTTACAGACCTGCTGGAATGGGTTTTAACCATCCCGAATTTTGCTGGTACACGCGAAGAAAGTACTGAAGGCCACCTGGAGCAGATACAGAGCGCCTGGGTTTATGAATGGCGCGATAATCAATAA
- a CDS encoding fumarylacetoacetate hydrolase family protein — protein sequence MKLVSYISNNLEHLGIFVNGNIYNLHSVDKLIPNTMKAFLWEGEELMEHARKVDASLRNGSIKAKEELFFELIAPVPYPTSCRDGYAFRQHVAAARRNRKVDMIAEFDQYPIFYFTNHNAIQGPGEIECMPDHFEKLDFELEVAVVLNKKGRNIKAADADSYIAGYMIMNDMSARTLQMEEMLLNLGPAKGKDFSTVIGPWLVTPDELEQYKVPCKPGHVGNAYDLKMICSVNNQRVSAGNMADMDWTFAEIIERCSYGCDVLPGDVIGSGTVGTGCFLELNGTGLLNDASYKPQWLQPGDLVEMQVTGLGTLTNVIKKADTVWSILKLKK from the coding sequence GTGAAACTAGTATCATACATCAGTAATAACCTTGAACATCTGGGCATTTTTGTAAATGGGAACATCTACAATCTGCACTCTGTAGACAAACTGATTCCCAATACCATGAAAGCTTTTTTATGGGAGGGTGAGGAGTTGATGGAACACGCGCGTAAAGTTGATGCAAGTCTGCGTAACGGTAGTATTAAAGCCAAAGAAGAATTGTTTTTTGAGCTGATTGCACCGGTGCCATACCCAACCTCTTGCCGTGATGGGTATGCGTTCAGACAGCATGTTGCCGCTGCCCGCCGCAACCGCAAGGTGGATATGATAGCCGAGTTTGACCAGTATCCAATCTTCTATTTTACAAACCACAACGCCATACAAGGCCCTGGGGAAATAGAATGCATGCCCGACCATTTTGAAAAGCTTGATTTTGAATTGGAAGTGGCTGTGGTGCTCAACAAAAAAGGCAGGAACATTAAAGCAGCTGATGCCGATAGCTACATAGCAGGCTACATGATCATGAATGATATGAGCGCGCGTACTCTGCAAATGGAAGAAATGCTGCTAAACCTTGGCCCTGCAAAGGGTAAAGATTTTTCGACGGTAATTGGTCCATGGCTGGTTACACCCGACGAGTTAGAACAATACAAAGTGCCATGCAAGCCGGGGCATGTTGGCAACGCTTATGATTTGAAAATGATTTGCAGCGTTAACAATCAGCGGGTGTCTGCAGGTAACATGGCCGATATGGACTGGACCTTTGCAGAGATCATTGAACGCTGCTCTTATGGCTGCGATGTGCTGCCGGGCGACGTAATAGGTAGTGGTACTGTAGGCACCGGGTGCTTTTTAGAACTTAACGGTACCGGCTTATTAAATGATGCCTCTTACAAACCTCAATGGCTGCAGCCTGGAGATCTTGTCGAAATGCAGGTGACCGGCCTGGGCACGTTGACCAACGTGATCAAAAAAGCAGATACCGTATGGAGCATCTTAAAACTAAAAAAATGA
- a CDS encoding Rossmann-like and DUF2520 domain-containing protein has translation MRITMIGSGNVATHLSAALKNAGHNIVQVYSRGMQNASLLAYHVGAEPVNDFDAITADTDLFIISVKDDAIIDVAAQLAGHRKLMVHTSGATDIGELMLITGYAGVLYPLQTFSKQKEVNFWEVPLCIEGADDDITFTLKQLGQTISNKVYEIDSLQRKTLHLAAVFACNFPNYLYHIAQQLLADNNIDFNLLRPLIKETADKVQGQLPSAVQTGPAVRKDGQTMQAHLQMLGDNAYLQNVYRLLSEGIMNMAKNGKTA, from the coding sequence ATGCGTATTACCATGATCGGGTCGGGGAATGTGGCGACACATTTAAGCGCGGCGCTAAAAAATGCAGGGCATAATATTGTGCAGGTTTACAGCCGCGGTATGCAAAACGCTTCATTGCTGGCTTATCATGTCGGGGCAGAACCCGTAAATGATTTTGACGCAATTACCGCCGACACCGATCTGTTCATCATTTCTGTAAAAGATGATGCAATCATTGATGTTGCTGCCCAACTGGCCGGGCATAGAAAGCTGATGGTGCATACGTCCGGGGCTACGGACATTGGTGAATTGATGCTCATCACTGGTTATGCCGGCGTGCTTTACCCTTTGCAAACATTTAGCAAGCAAAAGGAGGTGAATTTTTGGGAAGTACCACTATGTATAGAGGGCGCAGATGATGATATCACCTTTACTTTAAAACAGCTCGGCCAGACCATCAGCAACAAGGTATATGAGATCGACAGCCTTCAACGTAAAACGCTGCACCTGGCCGCGGTATTTGCCTGCAACTTTCCAAATTACCTGTATCATATCGCACAGCAATTACTGGCAGACAATAATATTGATTTTAACTTGCTAAGACCACTGATCAAAGAAACTGCTGACAAGGTACAAGGGCAGCTGCCATCGGCCGTGCAAACAGGGCCCGCAGTGCGTAAGGATGGCCAAACCATGCAAGCGCATTTACAGATGCTGGGCGACAATGCTTATTTACAAAACGTTTACCGCTTACTGAGTGAAGGCATAATGAATATGGCAAAAAACGGAAAAACCGCCTGA
- the pruA gene encoding L-glutamate gamma-semialdehyde dehydrogenase: MLKGFFNVPNPVNEPVLNYGPHSIERAELQAALSEMRASVTDIPMYIGSEEVRTGKTLEVRPPHDHQHLLATYHDGDASHVTAAIDAALAAKHDWENMPWEQRAAIFLKAADLLAGPYRARLNAATMLGQSKNAYQAEIDAACEFIDFLRFNVHYMTQIYAEQPQSGKGVWNRVEYRPLEGFVFAITPFNFTAIAGNLCASAAMMGNVVVWKPAPTQIYAANITMQLFLEAGVPPGVINLIYGDGPTAGEVIFKHPDFAGLHFTGSTGVFQNLWKTIGENIHQYKSYPRIVGETGGKDFVLAHPSADVDVLNVALLRGAFEYQGQKCSAASRAYIPASLWPQLKDKLVNEIASFKVGPVEDFGNFVNAVIDERSFDKLAKYIDAANADPEVEVIAGGTHDKTKGWFISPTVIVTKDPHYVTMCDELFGPVLTIYVYDDAEFDNIMGIIDTTSKYALTGSIISQDRYAIAKASDKLKYAAGNFYINDKPTGAVVGQQPFGGARGSGTNDKAGSMLNLLRWVSPRTIKETFDPPKDYRYPFLQK; this comes from the coding sequence ATGTTAAAAGGATTTTTCAACGTACCTAACCCTGTCAATGAGCCCGTTTTAAACTACGGTCCGCATAGTATTGAACGTGCCGAATTGCAAGCCGCTTTGAGCGAAATGCGCGCTTCTGTGACCGACATACCGATGTATATCGGCAGCGAGGAAGTTCGGACAGGCAAAACTTTAGAGGTACGCCCACCGCATGATCATCAGCATCTATTGGCTACCTACCACGATGGCGACGCTTCACATGTTACTGCGGCTATTGACGCGGCTTTGGCAGCTAAGCATGATTGGGAAAATATGCCCTGGGAACAGCGCGCAGCTATTTTTCTAAAGGCCGCCGATCTGTTAGCAGGCCCTTACCGCGCCAGGCTAAATGCGGCTACCATGTTGGGCCAATCTAAAAACGCTTACCAGGCCGAGATTGATGCCGCATGCGAGTTTATAGACTTTTTGCGCTTTAATGTGCATTACATGACACAGATCTACGCGGAGCAACCGCAAAGCGGCAAAGGCGTTTGGAACAGGGTAGAGTACAGGCCGCTGGAAGGTTTCGTATTCGCGATAACGCCTTTCAATTTTACAGCTATTGCAGGCAACCTTTGCGCGTCTGCCGCCATGATGGGTAATGTAGTGGTTTGGAAACCTGCGCCTACGCAGATCTATGCAGCAAACATCACCATGCAGTTATTCCTCGAAGCAGGTGTGCCTCCCGGCGTGATCAACTTAATTTATGGCGATGGCCCGACCGCGGGTGAGGTGATCTTTAAACACCCCGACTTTGCAGGTTTGCACTTTACCGGCTCTACGGGCGTGTTCCAAAATCTTTGGAAAACCATCGGTGAGAATATCCATCAATATAAATCGTACCCACGGATTGTGGGCGAAACCGGTGGTAAGGACTTTGTGCTTGCGCACCCAAGCGCCGACGTTGATGTGCTGAATGTGGCTTTACTCCGCGGCGCGTTTGAATACCAGGGGCAGAAATGTTCTGCCGCATCAAGGGCATATATTCCCGCCTCACTTTGGCCGCAGCTGAAAGACAAGTTAGTGAACGAAATCGCGTCATTTAAAGTTGGCCCGGTTGAAGATTTTGGCAATTTCGTGAATGCGGTTATTGACGAACGCTCGTTCGATAAACTGGCTAAATATATCGATGCCGCTAACGCTGATCCTGAAGTTGAGGTGATAGCAGGTGGCACTCACGACAAAACCAAAGGCTGGTTCATCAGCCCAACGGTTATTGTCACCAAAGACCCGCATTACGTAACCATGTGCGACGAACTCTTTGGGCCTGTGCTGACTATTTATGTTTATGACGATGCCGAGTTTGACAACATTATGGGCATTATAGACACCACCAGCAAATACGCGTTAACCGGATCTATCATCAGTCAGGATCGTTACGCGATCGCCAAAGCGTCGGACAAGTTGAAATACGCTGCAGGTAATTTCTACATAAATGATAAACCTACCGGCGCTGTAGTTGGTCAGCAGCCTTTTGGCGGTGCACGCGGATCGGGTACCAACGATAAAGCAGGTTCAATGCTAAATTTGCTGCGTTGGGTGTCGCCCAGAACGATCAAGGAGACATTTGACCCACCAAAGGATTACAGGTATCCGTTTTTGCAGAAGTAA